GTGGTCGTGCTGATCACGTTCATCGGGTCGTTCCAGGTGTTCGACTACATTCAGCTGATGACGCACGGCGGGCCGGCGCACGCGACGTCCGTGCTCGCCTACTACCTCTACGAGCAGGCGTTCCAGCTGTTCCGGACCGGTTACGCGAGCGCGATCGCCGTCGTCCTCTTCGGACTGACGCTGCTCCTGGTGGCGGCGCAGTGGTGGGCGCGCAGGAAGTGGGTGCACAGTGAGTAGCCGGGTACTGCGGTACGCCTTCCTCGTGGTGCTGTGCGTGCCGCTGGTGTTCCCGTTCCTGTGGATGATCGCCAGCGCGCTGAAGCTGCCCGGGGACGTGCTCGCGTCGCCGCCGCAGCTCATCCCCCGCGACATCACGCTGGACAACATCCGGGACGTCTTCGCGTTCCAGCCGTTCGCCCGGCAGATCTACAACAGCCTGTACATCGCCGTGCTGGTCGCATTGTTCACCTGCGCGCTGTCGCTGCTGTCCGGCTACGCCTTCGCGCGGCTGCGCTTCCCCGGGCGCAACGTGATCTTCTTCCTGTTCCTGAGCGCGCTGATGCTGCCGGTCGAGGTCACGCTGATCCCGAACTTCACGCTGATGAAGGACCTCGGGCTGGCCGACACGCACGTGCCACTGCTGGCGCTGCCGGTGTTCGGCGCGACCGGGGTGACCGGGATCTTCCTGATGCGCCAGTTCATCCAGTCGATCCCGGTCGAGCTGGAGGAGGCGGCGATGATCGACGGGATGGGCCGCGCCCGGATCCTGTGGCACCTGGTCCTGCCGCTGACCCGCCCGATGCTCGGCACGATCGGCATCATCGCGTTCCTGTACAGCTGGAACTCGTTCCTGGAACCGCTGGTGTTCGTCAACCGCAGCGAGCTGTACACGGTGCCGCTCGCGCTGACCGCGCTCACCGACACC
The window above is part of the Amycolatopsis thermoflava N1165 genome. Proteins encoded here:
- a CDS encoding carbohydrate ABC transporter permease; translated protein: MSSRVLRYAFLVVLCVPLVFPFLWMIASALKLPGDVLASPPQLIPRDITLDNIRDVFAFQPFARQIYNSLYIAVLVALFTCALSLLSGYAFARLRFPGRNVIFFLFLSALMLPVEVTLIPNFTLMKDLGLADTHVPLLALPVFGATGVTGIFLMRQFIQSIPVELEEAAMIDGMGRARILWHLVLPLTRPMLGTIGIIAFLYSWNSFLEPLVFVNRSELYTVPLALTALTDTSGNPLWGPQMAATAISTVPLVIAYLVARRQITESLAQTGVK